One Diospyros lotus cultivar Yz01 chromosome 1, ASM1463336v1, whole genome shotgun sequence genomic window carries:
- the LOC127787415 gene encoding uncharacterized protein LOC127787415, with protein MAVDKPSWAPNSITEKPASKLRWGELEEEDDGEDLAFLLPPRQVIGPDENGIKKVIEYRFSDDGNKVKITTTTRVRKLANARLSKRAVERRSWPKFGDAVHEDVGSRLTMVSTEEILLERPRAPGSKPEETKVAGDSLAQLGKGGAVLMVCRTCGKKGDHWTSRCPYKDLAPQTEAFIDKPVASETNVAPGATKGAYVPPSMRAGAERPTGTDMRRRNDENSVRVTNLSEDTREPDLHELFCTFGPVSRVYVAIDQKTGMSRGFGFVNFVNKEDAERAIAKLNGYGYDNLILRVEWATPRTT; from the exons ATGGCGGTGGATAAACCAAGCTGGGCTCCGAACTCGATCACCGAGAAGCCAGCGAGCAAGCTCCGGTGGGGAGAGCTGGAGGAGGAGGACGACGGCGAGGACCTCGCCTTCCTCCTCCCGCCGCGCCAGGTGATTGGCCCCGACGAGAACGGCATCAAGAAGGTCATCGAGTACAGGTTCAGCGACGACGGCAACAAGGTCAAGATCACCACCACCACGCGCGTTCGCAAGCTCGCCAACGCCCGCCTCAGCAAGCGCGCCGTCGAGAGGCGCTCCTGGCCCAAGTTCGGCGACGCCGTCCACGAGGATGTCGGTAGCCGCCTCACCATGGTCTCCACCGAGGAGATCTTGCTCGAGCGTCCTCGTGCCCCAG GTTCCAAACCCGAAGAAACCAAGGTAGCAGGAGACTCCCTGGCTCAGCTTGGAAAAGGAGGTGCTGTTCTCATGGTGTGCAGGACTTGTGGCAAGAAAGGCGACCACTGGACTTCCAGATGCCCATACAAGGATCTTGCACCTCAGACAGAAGCCTTTATTGATAAGCCCGTTGCATCCGAGACAAATGTGGCCCCTGGGGCTACGAAGGGGGCTTATGTGCCCCCAAGCATGAGGGCAGGAGCAGAAAGACCTACGGGGACAGACATGAGGCGCAGAAATGACGAGAATTCTGTCCGTGTCACCAATCTGTCAGAAGACACACGTGAGCCAGATCTGCACGAGCTGTTCTGCACATTTGGTCCAGTGAGTCGTGTGTATGTTGCCATCGATCAGAAAACTGGCATGAGCAGGGGCTTTGGCTTTGTCAATTTTGTTAACAAGGAAGACGCTGAGAGGGCTATTGCTAAACTTAATGGGTACGGGTATGACAACCTGATTCTTCGGGTTGAGTGGGCCACGCCTAGAACAACATAA